The Nostoc sp. 'Peltigera membranacea cyanobiont' N6 genome contains the following window.
GCCTAAAAATGAAGCCTCAGTTAAACAGTTCTTACAAGAATTATTACCAGTATTACAGTATCTTCATAAACATCATGTGATTCATCGGGATATTAAGCCCCAAAATTTATTGCGGTGTGAGTACGATCGGCGGGTAGTGCTGATTGATTTTGGTGCGGTGAAAGAACAATTGGTTGATGCTTGTGAAAACTCTGCCAATCAAGCTATGAATACCAACTTTATTGGTACTAGAGGATTTGCGCCACCAGAACAATTTTCTCTGCGTCCGGTTTATGCCAGTGATATTTATGCACTAGGTGTAACTTGTATTTATATGTTGACCGCTAAAAGTCCTTTAGAATTTGATTATCACCCAAATACTGGTGAGATATGGTGGCAAAAAGAAGTAAGTATTACCGATAGTTTCGCCCAGATTTTAGGGAAAATGGTGAAGATGACCTTAGCCGATCGGTTTAAGGCTGCTGATGAAGTGATGAAAGCTTTAAGTTATGAAAGCTATTTGCCTACTTTAGCTAACTGTCTAACTACCCAAAAATTAAGTAATAAAAGTATTACACAATACGAAAACTCTAACGAAACTCCTGATGTGTACCTGCCACCTGTTGCCAGAACTGCTAGTGCTATTCGGAAATGGCGAGCAAGGCTTAAGTAAAGACGATGTTTTAAAGTTATTTGTGATGTCTCAAAGACTTATAGATCCGCCGAAATCTCTCGATAAATTGGGTGACTTCGAGTAGTTTTTGCCCCCTTTTTAGCTATGGTGTACTTTTCAAACAACCTTTTGTTACTTTAAGTATTGGCGATTTAAAATATCAAAAACAAATCTAGTAAGCATTGTGACTATATTTAATAGTCAGTAATGGTTAATTAATCGGGGTTTCACTTAATTACTTAGTCAATT
Protein-coding sequences here:
- a CDS encoding serine/threonine-protein kinase; the encoded protein is MNRFSQKITNSQESISQQSQLGQMCGSKKLFRDRYEILQVLGRGGFGITFLAKNAVLPGNPLCVIKQLCPKVTSPQSWQKACARFEKEARTLGQLGSHSQIPMLLDYFESNGEFFLIQEYIPGLTLAQEMRRTGPKNEASVKQFLQELLPVLQYLHKHHVIHRDIKPQNLLRCEYDRRVVLIDFGAVKEQLVDACENSANQAMNTNFIGTRGFAPPEQFSLRPVYASDIYALGVTCIYMLTAKSPLEFDYHPNTGEIWWQKEVSITDSFAQILGKMVKMTLADRFKAADEVMKALSYESYLPTLANCLTTQKLSNKSITQYENSNETPDVYLPPVARTASAIRKWRARLK